From Micromonospora carbonacea:
GCCGCGTACGTGGGCGCGCGCACGCCTTCCGCGCCCGGGTGCGCCGAGGTGCTGGCGGCGCTGGCGGAGGCCGTACCGCCGGTGGACCCGGACCGGCCGCTGGACGGCGACGTGCAACGCGCCGCCGATGTCGTCGAAACGCTCGTGACTTCTCTTCCCTGGGGTGACCGCCGTGACGCTTGATTACCTGATCATCGGGGCCGGGCCGGCCGGCCTCCAGTTGGCCGCCCTGCTGGAGGCCGACGGAAGGCGCGACTACCTGGTGCTGGAGGGCGCGGACTCCCCCGGCGCCTTCTTCGCCACCTTCCCCCGCCACCGGCAGCTCATCTCCATCAACAAGCCGCACACCGGCTCCGACGACCCGGAGCTGAACCTGCGGCTGGACTGGAACTCGCTGCTCAGCGACGACCCGACGCTCCGGTTCACCGGCTACACCGAGCGGTACTTCCCGCACGCCGACGTGATGGTCCGCTACCTGGCGGACTTCGCCGCGAAGACCGGGGCGCGGGTGCGCTACGGCGCGCGGGTGACGTCGGTGGGCCGGGTGGACGGGGTCTTCGAGGCCCGCACGGCCGGGGAGACGTTCCGGGCGCGGCGGCTGGTCGTCGCCACCGGCGTGTCGAAGCCGTACGAGCCGCCGATCCCGGGGCTGGAGCTGGCCGAGCGGTACGCGGACATGCCCGTCGACCCGCGTGACTACCTCGACCAGCGGGTGCTGATCATCGGCAAGGGCAACTCCGCGTTCGAGACGGCGGAGAACCTGATGGAGACGACCACGCTGATCCACGTCGCCGGGCCCAGCTCGGTGCGGATGGCGTGGCGCACCCACTACGTGGGGCACCTGCGGGCGGTGAACAACAACTTCCTCGACACGTACCAGCTCAAGTCGGCCAACGCGATCCTCGACGGCGACGTGCGGCGCATCGAGCGCGACGGCACCGGGTTCACGGTGACGTTCTCGTTCTCGCGGGCGAACGAGGTCGTCAAGGAGCTGCGCTACGACCGGGTGCTCGCCTGCACCGGCTTCGCCTTCGACGCGTCGATCTTCGACGACACCTGCCGCCCGGCGCTGGCCGTCAAGGGTCGCTTCCCGGCGCAGACTGCGGCGTGGGAGTCGGTGGACGTTCCCGGCCTGTACTTCGCCGGCACGCTCTCCCAGGAACGCGACTTCAAGCGCTCCACCAACGGTTTCATCCACGGCTTCCGCTACGCCGTACGGGCGCTGCACAAGATCCTAGAGCGGCGGTACGGGGACACGCCGTGGCCGGCGGAGAAGCTGGACGCCACGCCGAAGTCGATCGCCGACGCCGTCGTCGCCCGGGTCAACCGCACCTCGGCGCTGTGGCAGCAGTTCGGCGTCCTCGCCGACGTGGTCACCGTGGCCGGCCCGGACGCCCGCTACCACGAGGAGGTGCCGGTCGACTACTTCGCCGAGGAGGGGCTGCGCACCCCCGACCACGACTACGGGCACGCCTTCGTCGTCACCCTGGAGTACGGGCCGGACCACGACCAGGTGGACCCGTTCGACATCACGGTCAACCGGGTGGCGCAGGACGTCGTCGGGCAGGCGCACGACGCCGCGTACCTGCATCCGGTGGTCCGCCACCACCGCGACGGGCGGGTGGTGGCCACCCACCACCTGGCGGAGAACCTGGAGAACCGCTGGGACCGGCCGGAC
This genomic window contains:
- a CDS encoding NAD(P)-binding domain-containing protein; the encoded protein is MTLDYLIIGAGPAGLQLAALLEADGRRDYLVLEGADSPGAFFATFPRHRQLISINKPHTGSDDPELNLRLDWNSLLSDDPTLRFTGYTERYFPHADVMVRYLADFAAKTGARVRYGARVTSVGRVDGVFEARTAGETFRARRLVVATGVSKPYEPPIPGLELAERYADMPVDPRDYLDQRVLIIGKGNSAFETAENLMETTTLIHVAGPSSVRMAWRTHYVGHLRAVNNNFLDTYQLKSANAILDGDVRRIERDGTGFTVTFSFSRANEVVKELRYDRVLACTGFAFDASIFDDTCRPALAVKGRFPAQTAAWESVDVPGLYFAGTLSQERDFKRSTNGFIHGFRYAVRALHKILERRYGDTPWPAEKLDATPKSIADAVVARVNRTSALWQQFGVLADVVTVAGPDARYHEEVPVDYFAEEGLRTPDHDYGHAFVVTLEYGPDHDQVDPFDITVNRVAQDVVGQAHDAAYLHPVVRHHRDGRVVATHHLAENLENRWDRPDVHVTPLVAFVDRCLSDVEG